A single region of the Pseudomonas mandelii genome encodes:
- the fabG gene encoding 3-oxoacyl-ACP reductase FabG has product MTESVLVTGSSRGIGRAIALRLAQAGHDIVLHCRSGLADAIAVQGEIQALGRNARVLQFDVSDRASCKAILEADVEAHGAYYGVVLNAGLTRDGAFPALSEDDWDVVMRTNLDGFYNVLHPVMMPMIRRRAAGRIVCITSVSGLIGNRGQVNYSASKAGLIGAAKALAIELGKRKITVNCVAPGLIDTAMLDENVPVEELMKMIPAQRMGTPQEVAGAVNFLMSAEASYITRQVLAVNGGLC; this is encoded by the coding sequence ATGACTGAATCCGTATTGGTCACCGGTTCCAGCCGTGGCATCGGCCGTGCCATTGCGTTGCGTCTGGCCCAGGCCGGGCACGACATCGTGCTGCATTGCCGCAGCGGCCTGGCCGACGCCATCGCCGTCCAGGGCGAAATCCAGGCGCTGGGACGCAATGCTCGAGTTTTGCAGTTCGACGTCTCAGATCGCGCCAGCTGCAAGGCCATCCTCGAAGCCGACGTGGAAGCTCATGGCGCCTATTACGGCGTAGTGCTGAACGCCGGCCTGACGCGTGACGGTGCTTTTCCGGCGCTGAGCGAGGATGATTGGGATGTGGTGATGCGCACCAACCTCGACGGTTTCTACAACGTGCTGCACCCGGTGATGATGCCGATGATTCGGCGTCGCGCGGCCGGGCGGATTGTCTGCATCACCTCGGTTTCCGGGTTGATCGGTAACCGTGGCCAGGTCAACTACAGCGCCTCCAAGGCCGGTTTGATCGGCGCGGCGAAAGCGTTGGCGATCGAACTGGGCAAGCGCAAAATCACCGTCAACTGTGTCGCACCCGGCCTGATCGACACGGCCATGCTCGACGAAAACGTGCCGGTGGAAGAACTGATGAAAATGATCCCCGCACAACGCATGGGCACTCCGCAAGAGGTGGCCGGCGCGGTGAATTTCCTGATGTCGGCGGAAGCGTCGTACATCACCCGGCAGGTTCTGGCCGTCAACGGAGGCCTGTGCTGA
- a CDS encoding beta-ketoacyl-ACP synthase translates to MKRVVVTGMAGITSLGSDWETIAGNFAANRSGIRRMDEWDRFTELNTRLAGPIDDFKVPSHWTRKQLRSMGRVSRLAVGASEQALADAGLLGNPIIKDGRMGVACGSSTGSTDEIKAFGNMLLNSVAEGLNANSYVRMMPHTTAANISIFFGLTGRLIPTSSACTSGSQGIGYAYESIKFGRLPLMLAGGAEELCPTEAMVFDALYATSLKNDAPQTSPRPYDKDRDGLVIGEGGGMLVLEELEHALARGAHIHAELVGFGSNADGQHTTRPEQVTMRRAMELALEDAGLQPSDIGYVNGHGTATEQGDIAETLATSALFGEHMPISSQKSFLGHTLGACGALESWFSIEMMNRDLYVHTFNLDEVDPHCGKLDYLRGEFRQMSNEYVMNNNFAFGGVNTSLIFRRWH, encoded by the coding sequence ATGAAGCGCGTCGTCGTCACCGGCATGGCCGGCATCACTTCACTGGGCAGCGACTGGGAGACCATCGCTGGCAACTTCGCGGCCAACCGCAGCGGCATACGCCGGATGGACGAGTGGGATCGGTTCACCGAACTCAACACGCGCCTGGCCGGGCCTATCGACGACTTCAAGGTTCCGAGCCACTGGACCCGCAAGCAGCTGCGCAGCATGGGCCGGGTCTCGCGCCTGGCGGTCGGCGCGTCGGAGCAGGCGCTGGCCGATGCCGGACTGTTGGGTAACCCGATCATCAAGGATGGGCGCATGGGCGTCGCCTGCGGCTCCTCCACCGGCAGCACCGACGAGATCAAGGCGTTCGGCAATATGCTGCTCAACTCGGTGGCAGAGGGCCTTAATGCCAACTCCTACGTGCGGATGATGCCGCACACCACTGCGGCGAACATCAGCATCTTCTTCGGCCTCACCGGCCGGCTGATCCCGACGTCCAGCGCCTGCACCAGCGGCAGCCAGGGCATCGGCTACGCCTACGAGTCGATCAAATTCGGGCGCCTGCCGCTGATGCTCGCCGGCGGCGCCGAAGAACTGTGCCCCACCGAAGCCATGGTCTTCGACGCGCTCTACGCCACCAGCCTGAAAAACGACGCCCCGCAAACCAGCCCACGTCCGTATGACAAAGACCGCGATGGCCTGGTGATCGGTGAGGGCGGCGGCATGCTGGTGCTCGAAGAGCTTGAACATGCGTTGGCACGCGGCGCGCACATCCATGCCGAACTCGTCGGTTTCGGCAGTAACGCCGACGGCCAGCACACCACCCGCCCAGAGCAAGTCACCATGCGCCGGGCCATGGAACTGGCGCTGGAAGACGCCGGGCTGCAACCGTCAGACATCGGCTACGTAAACGGCCACGGCACGGCGACAGAGCAGGGCGACATTGCCGAAACACTGGCCACCAGCGCGTTGTTCGGCGAGCACATGCCGATCAGTTCGCAGAAGAGCTTCCTCGGGCACACCTTGGGCGCCTGCGGTGCGCTGGAATCCTGGTTCAGCATCGAAATGATGAACCGCGACCTGTACGTGCACACGTTCAACCTCGACGAGGTCGATCCGCACTGCGGCAAGCTCGACTACCTGCGCGGCGAGTTCCGCCAGATGAGTAATGAGTACGTGATGAACAACAATTTTGCGTTTGGTGGCGTCAACACTTCGCTGATTTTCCGTCGCTGGCACTGA
- a CDS encoding type II toxin-antitoxin system PemK/MazF family toxin — protein sequence MPLLYQPKEGSVLICDFRGYEIPEMIKVRPVVVIRKHKTNSLLVTVVPLSTTAPDRILDHHLELQSHLQGASPVCWAKCDMVATVSLSRLDRIKSRDRHGKRVYVISHLETDEFYAIKVAVRSALGL from the coding sequence ATGCCACTTCTATATCAACCGAAGGAAGGCAGTGTGCTGATTTGTGATTTCAGGGGGTATGAAATCCCCGAAATGATCAAAGTCAGACCTGTTGTCGTGATACGAAAACACAAAACCAACAGCTTACTGGTGACAGTTGTGCCGCTCAGTACTACCGCTCCGGATCGCATACTTGATCACCACCTGGAACTTCAAAGTCATCTACAGGGTGCCAGTCCTGTTTGCTGGGCGAAATGCGATATGGTTGCGACAGTAAGCCTCTCCAGGCTGGACCGGATCAAAAGTCGAGACCGACATGGAAAGCGTGTTTATGTTATTTCACACCTTGAAACAGATGAGTTTTACGCAATCAAAGTCGCGGTACGTAGTGCGCTTGGCCTGTGA
- a CDS encoding LysR family transcriptional regulator, with protein MELRHLRYFIAVAEELHFGRAAQVLGISQPPLSQQIQALEQEVGARLFERTNRRVELSEAGRLFLEEARLVLAQVDKAADVARRAQLGELGELKIGFTSSAPFNSTIPQAIFSFRQRFPAVHLNLREMSSTQVADALVDESIEVGIMRPLGLPDSLSVVELMREPLVAVLSSKHPLVNDSEEGLFLSALALEPFVFFPRSYGSGLYAQLLSLARDAGFSPHFAQEAGEAMTIIGLVAAGLGVSVLPASYQRMRIDGVVYRPLLDPEAVSAVWLVQRKDQKSPMAKAFVDLLTRKVEGT; from the coding sequence ATGGAATTGCGTCACCTGCGCTACTTCATCGCCGTCGCCGAAGAATTGCACTTCGGCCGCGCCGCTCAGGTGCTGGGCATCTCGCAACCGCCCCTGAGCCAGCAGATTCAGGCGCTGGAACAGGAAGTCGGAGCACGGCTGTTCGAGAGAACCAATCGTCGGGTCGAACTCAGCGAGGCCGGTCGGCTGTTTCTGGAAGAAGCGCGACTGGTGCTGGCGCAGGTCGACAAAGCGGCCGACGTGGCACGGCGTGCGCAGTTGGGTGAGTTGGGCGAACTGAAAATTGGTTTCACTTCGTCGGCGCCGTTCAACTCGACCATTCCCCAGGCGATTTTCTCGTTCCGCCAGCGTTTCCCGGCGGTGCATTTGAATCTGCGGGAGATGAGCAGCACCCAAGTGGCCGACGCGCTGGTCGATGAGTCGATCGAAGTCGGCATCATGCGACCGCTTGGGCTGCCGGATTCCCTCAGCGTCGTGGAGTTGATGCGTGAGCCGCTGGTCGCGGTGCTCAGCTCCAAACATCCGCTAGTGAACGACAGCGAAGAGGGTTTGTTCCTCTCGGCATTGGCCCTCGAACCGTTCGTTTTCTTCCCACGCAGCTATGGCAGCGGCCTGTATGCACAGTTGCTCAGCCTGGCCCGCGATGCCGGTTTCAGCCCGCACTTCGCGCAAGAGGCAGGCGAGGCAATGACCATTATCGGGTTGGTGGCGGCGGGGCTGGGCGTGTCGGTGCTGCCGGCCTCTTATCAGCGGATGCGCATTGACGGCGTGGTCTACCGGCCGTTGCTTGATCCGGAAGCGGTGTCGGCTGTGTGGCTGGTGCAGCGCAAGGACCAGAAGTCGCCGATGGCCAAGGCGTTTGTGGATTTGTTGACGAGGAAGGTTGAGGGGACTTGA
- a CDS encoding MFS transporter, whose translation MKTAVAPLAHEVPPTSVGDVVAELKEIYIEKGTPMFMRTVLALFSGGFATFALLYCVQPMMPLLSHEYSINAAQSSLILSVATGMLAIGLLITGPISDRVGRKPVMVAALFAAALCTMASAMMPSWQGVLVMRALIGLSLSGLAAVAMTYLSEEIHPQHIGLAMGLYIAGNAIGGMSGRLITGVLIDFVSWHTAMLVIGGLALIAATVFWKILPESRNFRPRSLHPRSLLDGFTMHFRDAGLPLLFLEAFVLMGAFVTLFNYIGYRLLAEPYHMDQVFVGLLSVVYLSGIYSSAKIGSLADQLGRRKVLWATIVLMLAGLALTMFTPLPLVIIGMLIFTFGFFGAHSVASSWIGRRAVKAKGQASSLYLFSYYAGSSIAGTAGGVFWHLGGWNGIGLFIGALLVIALLVALKLAKLPPLENLKA comes from the coding sequence GTGAAAACTGCTGTCGCCCCCCTTGCCCACGAAGTTCCGCCCACCTCGGTGGGCGATGTTGTCGCCGAATTGAAAGAGATCTACATCGAGAAAGGCACGCCAATGTTCATGCGCACGGTACTGGCGCTGTTCTCCGGCGGCTTTGCGACCTTCGCCCTGCTCTACTGCGTACAGCCGATGATGCCGCTGCTGTCCCACGAGTATTCGATCAATGCGGCGCAGAGCAGCCTGATCCTCTCGGTGGCCACCGGCATGCTCGCCATTGGCTTGTTGATCACCGGCCCGATCTCCGACCGTGTCGGACGCAAACCGGTGATGGTCGCGGCCTTGTTCGCCGCCGCACTGTGCACCATGGCCAGCGCGATGATGCCGAGCTGGCAAGGCGTGCTGGTGATGCGTGCGTTGATCGGCTTGTCGTTGAGCGGCCTGGCGGCGGTCGCCATGACGTACCTGAGCGAAGAGATCCACCCGCAGCACATTGGGCTGGCGATGGGTTTGTACATCGCCGGCAATGCGATTGGCGGGATGAGCGGCCGCTTGATCACCGGCGTGTTGATCGACTTCGTCAGCTGGCACACGGCAATGCTGGTGATTGGCGGGCTGGCGCTGATCGCGGCGACGGTGTTCTGGAAAATTCTCCCCGAATCACGCAACTTCCGCCCCCGCTCGCTGCACCCGCGCAGTCTGCTCGATGGCTTCACCATGCACTTTCGCGACGCTGGCCTGCCGCTGCTGTTCCTTGAAGCTTTCGTGCTGATGGGTGCGTTTGTCACCCTATTCAACTACATCGGCTATCGCTTGCTGGCCGAGCCGTACCACATGGACCAGGTCTTCGTCGGTCTACTGTCGGTGGTGTACCTGTCGGGCATCTACAGCTCGGCGAAAATCGGTTCCTTGGCCGACCAACTGGGCCGGCGCAAAGTGCTGTGGGCGACGATTGTGCTGATGCTCGCAGGCCTTGCGCTGACCATGTTCACGCCGCTGCCGTTGGTGATTATCGGCATGTTGATCTTCACCTTCGGCTTCTTTGGCGCGCATTCCGTGGCCAGCAGTTGGATAGGACGGCGAGCGGTGAAAGCCAAGGGGCAGGCCTCGTCGCTGTACCTGTTCAGCTATTACGCCGGGTCGAGTATTGCAGGGACAGCGGGCGGGGTGTTCTGGCACTTGGGCGGGTGGAACGGGATCGGGTTGTTCATTGGTGCGTTGCTGGTGATTGCGCTGCTGGTGGCGTTGAAGCTGGCGAAGTTACCGCCGTTGGAAAATCTGAAGGCGTGA
- the hemE gene encoding uroporphyrinogen decarboxylase yields the protein MTALKNDRFLRALLKQPVDVTPVWMMRQAGRYLPEYRASRAKAGDFMSLCMNPEFACEVTMQPLDRYPQLDAAILFSDILTIPDAMGQGLYFETGEGPRFKKVVSTMADIEALPIPDPHKDLGYVMDAVSTIRRELNGRVPLIGFSGSPWTLATYMVEGGSSKDFRKTKAMLYDNPQAMHLLLDKLAQSVTSYLNGQIMAGAQAVQIFDTWGGNLSAAAYQEFSLAYMRKIVSGLIREHEGRKVPVILFTKNGGLWLESIADAGADALGLDWTCDIGEARRRVGNKVALQGNMDPTVLYAKPEAIRTEVGRILASYGKGSGHVFNLGHGITPEVDPEHAGAFMRAVHELSAQYHE from the coding sequence ATGACTGCCCTGAAGAACGACCGTTTCCTTCGCGCCCTGCTCAAGCAACCCGTAGACGTCACGCCGGTATGGATGATGCGTCAGGCCGGTCGCTACCTGCCGGAATACCGCGCCAGCCGTGCCAAGGCCGGTGACTTCATGAGCCTGTGCATGAACCCGGAGTTCGCTTGCGAAGTCACGATGCAGCCACTCGACCGCTATCCGCAACTGGACGCGGCGATCCTGTTCTCCGACATCCTCACCATCCCGGACGCCATGGGCCAAGGCCTGTACTTCGAAACCGGCGAAGGTCCACGCTTCAAGAAAGTCGTCAGCACGATGGCCGATATCGAAGCCCTACCGATTCCTGATCCGCACAAAGACCTTGGCTACGTCATGGACGCGGTCAGCACCATCCGCCGCGAACTCAACGGCCGCGTGCCGCTGATCGGCTTCTCCGGCAGCCCGTGGACCCTGGCCACTTACATGGTCGAAGGCGGTTCGTCGAAAGACTTCCGCAAGACCAAGGCCATGCTCTACGACAACCCGCAAGCCATGCACCTGCTGCTGGACAAGCTCGCGCAGTCGGTCACCAGCTACCTCAATGGCCAGATCATGGCCGGCGCGCAAGCGGTGCAGATCTTCGACACCTGGGGCGGTAACCTCTCGGCGGCGGCGTACCAGGAGTTCTCCCTGGCCTACATGCGCAAAATCGTCAGCGGCCTGATCCGCGAACACGAAGGCCGCAAAGTACCGGTCATCCTGTTCACCAAGAACGGCGGCCTGTGGCTGGAAAGCATCGCCGACGCTGGCGCTGATGCGTTGGGCCTGGACTGGACCTGCGACATTGGCGAAGCCCGCCGACGCGTCGGCAACAAAGTCGCCCTGCAAGGCAACATGGACCCGACTGTGCTGTACGCCAAGCCAGAAGCCATCCGCACCGAAGTCGGTCGGATTCTCGCCAGCTACGGCAAAGGCAGTGGTCATGTGTTCAACCTCGGCCATGGCATCACACCGGAAGTCGATCCGGAACATGCGGGTGCGTTCATGCGCGCGGTACATGAGCTGTCGGCGCAATATCACGAGTGA
- a CDS encoding FAD-dependent oxidoreductase, with translation MAERLSNDFQFIDVGRKDPKKKLLRQRKKEFVEIYEPFKPQHSADQAHRCLGCGNPYCEWKCPVHNFIPNWLKLVAEGNILQAAELSHQTNTLPEVCGRVCPQDRLCEGACTLNDGFGAVTIGSVEKYITDTAFAMGWRPDMSKVIPTGKRVAVIGAGPAGLGCADVLVRGGVTPVVFDKNPEIGGLLTFGIPEFKLEKTVLSNRREVFTGMGIEFRLNTEVGKDVTIEQLLEEYDAVFMGMGTYTYMKGGFAGEDLPGVHDALDFLIANVNRNLGFEKSPEDFVDMKGKKVVVLGGGDTAMDCNRTSIRQGAKSVTCAYRRDEANMPGSRKEVKNAKEEGVKFLYNRQPIAIVGEDRVEGVKVVETRLGEPDARGRRSPEPIPGSEEIIPADAVVIAFGFRPSPASWFEQFSIQTDSQGRVVAPEQGQYKHQTSNPKIFAGGDMVRGSDLVVTAIFEGRNAAEGILDYLGV, from the coding sequence ATGGCCGAACGTCTCAGCAACGACTTCCAATTCATCGATGTCGGGCGCAAAGATCCGAAGAAGAAACTGTTGCGTCAACGCAAGAAAGAGTTCGTGGAGATCTACGAACCCTTCAAACCCCAGCATTCGGCCGATCAAGCCCACCGCTGCCTGGGTTGCGGTAACCCGTATTGCGAATGGAAGTGCCCGGTGCACAACTTCATTCCGAACTGGCTGAAACTGGTGGCCGAGGGCAACATCCTCCAGGCCGCCGAGCTGTCGCACCAGACCAACACCCTGCCGGAAGTCTGCGGTCGGGTGTGCCCGCAGGATCGTCTGTGCGAGGGTGCCTGCACCCTCAACGACGGCTTCGGCGCGGTGACCATTGGTTCGGTCGAGAAGTACATCACCGATACCGCGTTCGCCATGGGCTGGCGCCCGGACATGTCCAAGGTTATACCGACCGGCAAGCGTGTTGCGGTGATCGGTGCAGGCCCGGCAGGTTTGGGTTGTGCCGACGTGCTGGTACGCGGCGGTGTGACCCCGGTGGTGTTCGACAAGAACCCGGAAATCGGCGGTCTGCTGACCTTCGGTATCCCCGAGTTCAAGCTGGAAAAGACCGTGCTGAGCAATCGTCGCGAAGTCTTCACCGGCATGGGTATCGAGTTTCGCCTGAACACCGAAGTGGGCAAGGACGTGACGATCGAGCAACTGCTCGAAGAATACGATGCCGTGTTCATGGGCATGGGCACCTACACCTACATGAAGGGCGGCTTTGCCGGTGAGGATCTGCCGGGCGTGCATGACGCGCTCGACTTCCTGATCGCCAATGTCAACCGCAACCTGGGCTTTGAAAAGTCGCCGGAAGATTTCGTCGACATGAAAGGCAAGAAGGTTGTGGTGCTGGGCGGCGGCGACACGGCGATGGACTGCAACCGCACCTCGATTCGCCAGGGTGCCAAGTCGGTGACCTGCGCTTATCGTCGTGACGAAGCGAACATGCCGGGCTCGCGCAAAGAGGTGAAGAACGCCAAGGAAGAAGGGGTGAAATTCCTCTACAACCGCCAGCCGATCGCCATCGTCGGTGAAGACCGCGTCGAAGGCGTGAAGGTGGTCGAGACCCGTCTCGGCGAACCGGACGCCCGTGGCCGTCGCAGCCCCGAGCCGATCCCGGGCTCCGAAGAGATCATCCCGGCCGACGCCGTGGTCATCGCATTTGGTTTCCGTCCGAGCCCGGCGTCGTGGTTCGAGCAGTTCAGCATCCAGACCGACAGCCAGGGCCGCGTGGTGGCCCCGGAACAAGGTCAGTACAAGCACCAGACCAGCAACCCGAAAATCTTCGCCGGTGGCGATATGGTTCGCGGATCTGATCTCGTGGTAACGGCGATCTTCGAAGGCCGTAATGCGGCCGAAGGGATCCTGGATTACTTGGGCGTCTGA